From the genome of Fulvia fulva chromosome 12, complete sequence:
GGGAGGCTGTTCTGTTGACTTGATCACTGCACTCCTCGCTCGTATGGTGCGACAGTCTTGTATGTCTCGCAGAACCCATGTGCTGAGAGTCGGAGCTTCATCAACTGCGAATCTACCGATGTGCGACCATATTTCTGGCGGCAGGTCGAGTAGACTGCGAGACTGCAGCTCTGGTCAGTCGCAACTAGATGCACCATGTCCAAACAATGCATACCTGTGAGGCAATAAGTTCTGCCATGATTGCCGCCGTCCGTAATCGAGAGTGTTGTATGGATGTTGGGTGAGGACGAAGGTCGATGCCGGAAACGAAATGCCGGATCTGAATTCATCCAGCACGGGCACATGCACCAACCTTCTTGCTTGGCTCCACCACATTCACCAATCACAGCCGACTCTTCATCGCCTGCATCCTCCTCCCAGTGGCATACGGGTGCGCCTCTCCTCTGCTGACGAGATGGTCCAGATCAAGCGTGCTCACCAAGCCGGAATGACATTGCGATAGATCCGTGATGCCCACCAACGCCATCGCAGTCGCCAGCTCAGTCTTGATGATGTCAATCAAGTGCTCAACTCCTTCTTCACCATAGTTGGCAGCGAACAGGAATGGTCTCCCCAGCCCGACAGCGGTCGCACCAAGACACAAGCACTTCAATACATCTGACCCTCGGCGAATGCCACTGTCGACAAGCACTTCCAGCTGAGCAAAGACCTCCGGACAGTTCGCCTGGCATTCCAACAGAGTCATGATCGCAGGCGGACTCGTGTCGAGATTTCTCCCGCCATGATTCGACAAGAGAACGCCATCGAGTTTATGGTCTGCACACATCTTCGCATCTTGCCAGCTCTGCACGCCCTTCGCCACAATCTTGCCATCCCAGTGCTTCCTCAACCACGCGAACTCATCCCACGTGAAGTCGGGAGCGATGTATCCACCCATCAATCTTCCGATCCCACCACCTCTGCGATCGTTGCTGCCCTTCTGGCCGGACATCGGTGTGCTCAGATTCTCGTCCATCTTGACTCTTTCATCGGCTTCTCGCTTTCCTGGCATGGGTGCGTCGACGGTCACGAGGATCGCGTCGATTCCGAGACTTCGGACGTGCCGGAGAAGAGCTTCGCTCTTGCTGCGGTCTTTGTTGACGTAGAGCTGGAAGAAGAACGCGTGGCCTCCGCGAGGCATGGACTGTACGATCTCCTCGACTGGGAACGAGGCGTTGGTCGATATGCCTTGTGGTATCCGCTCTTTCACGCAGCCGCGAGAGATGGCCTTCTCGCCTTCTGGATGGATCAGCTTGACCATCGCTGCCGGAGCCACAAAGATCGGTGCCCCAGCATCATGCCCCAGGATAGTCGTTGATGTGTCCACATTCTTCACGTCTCGAAGGAGCCTTGGTCTGAACCATATTCTGCCAAAGTAGTCTCTGTTTCTGTCCCGTGTCAAGCAGTTCGTGTCTGCTGAGGAATAGAAAGCCCAAGTCTTCTTGTTTGTGGTCTTCTCGGCAATCTTCTCAAAGTCGTCGGCGTTGATCACTGCCGATAGGGATGGCTTCTCGTTCAATTGCAGCTCAGGTGTGATGCTCGGCGGAGGCTTCTGCCATTCTTCGGTAATGGTTCGCTTGTCGACTTGGCCTATCAACTTGGAGGTATCGAGGTTCGTAGGTAGGAGGGAGGGCGTATGGATTGAGAGGTAGGACGTCGTTGCATCGCGGCCGGCATGCTTCCAGATGACTGTAATGTGCTTAACATATGTTAGGGGCAATGGGTAGGCAATGCAAGGCTTACTTTCTGGTGCACCCGGATGCTCGGGAGCAAAGTCTGTCATGTCCCACACATTGCCTTCCACTACGATCCAACAATCTTCTGGTGTGTTATGTTTGGAAATCTCCTCGACTGAGAGGAGTCTTTGGTCACTCATCGTGGCTTACTGCGGCAAGAGTCGCGTAGAGAGGAGACAGGAAAGTAAGACCTACGAGACAGTGGGATAGCTCACAGTGATACTATCGATAGCAGACTGCATGGCCGCGTTGCCGCTCGCCTTGAAGATATAGGCAGCGTGGGCAGGTCGGCATTTGGACAATGCAAGAGGTGCGGTAATCAACATCGGAAGGCATTGCACCGAGGTGCGGAAGCTGCTTCCGCCGTGAGTGCGAAGATCGGACATGGTCTTGTCAACATCAGTCGGGACTCGGCAGCAGACTGCAGATCAGGCGTCACAGTCGTACTCGTCTTTACCACACTTCCTCACGTCGAACGATTACGATAATGCACACGAATACGATGATTCAAATCGCTATCAGCATACCCTCAGGAGCTGGACAGAGGTGAAAGCCGGAAACGCACGCTGTGTCGCTGTCCAGCCAAAGAGTCTAGAGAGAACATAACCGAGTGCCGCCTTGTACAACAAGCATGCGAAAGTCAATACGTGATGACCACGTTGGTCTCATAGTATGCCGACCGCTCAAGGTGCACTGCCGCGGAAAGAGCACGACATGACGTTTCCGGGTAGCATTCGAACAAAGATCGAAGAGGACCAGCAAAGGACGCCGTCCGTGGGTTGGACGAGACTCCGTTCGTTTGCTCTCCCGTCGTTTCGAATCCGAAGCCTTGAGCCTGCTGTTGGAGCAGTCAGTCAAGTGGGTAAACAAGACCTTTACAAGGACTGTTACCTTCGTGCAGCAGGAAGTCGACTCCGTTACCCTGGAGTTGAGGCAAGCCAGGAGCCCAAGCACAGCACATGCTCCTAGCCTGCAGAGCGATTGGTCTAGCGCAGCTCTCTCGTCGTAGCAGCTCTTCGACGGAAAGGTTTCGCAGCACCAATGTACAATGCCAGAGTTGCCAGTAAGTGGTTGATGTGCGTTAACCAAGAACTGCCTGACCGGAGGCACATAATTTGACTGGAAACTCCCATGCATAAGATGACAAACACCTCGAAATTGGGATTATATGTCGGTTCGGGACTGGCGTGGACGCAGTAGCAACATGCTGCAAACAAGTAGATGCTGCTGAATCGTTCCGGAAGTGATGAGTCCTGGACGTACTCGAAGATTTGACTGGCTATGGCGCATGCCAGCAAGATATATGTCGCTGTCCGGGGTGATGTGGTCGAGGTCGAAGTGTTGTCTGCCATTGAGCTGGATGCCAGAGAAGAGTCTTGACCGGGCCGCACGCTTCTAGGAAGTCTCCTGTATCCCTGCGAGCGAGCAAGGTGCTCGCGTTCAAACAGTTCAACGATGGCCGCAATGTGGTGGCAGGGTGGACATGGGAGAGCGTGAGAAGAGCAGCCGGCTGTCATGCGCCTTCGGTGCCCTTTGAGGGGCAGTTGAGGTTGTCAGCAAGCATCAAACTAAGAGACACCAGCTCTTGGTGAACCACGTCTGCGCAATGCTGATGGTGATCGCACAGTATATGTACAGTCGGATTGTTGGTTGCTATGCTTGCGCGCCGACTTTGCCGGGACAAGCAAGCAGAAGCTTCCAACGGGTGTGAGCTTACTTAGCTTAGCACAATAGGGTCATCACATCTTCATATGTTGCGTGATCATGCAGCAGCATACAGATCACAGACTTGTCGTACTGACGCTTTGACCAGATCTTTGCAGCTTTCAACATTGTATCGAGGAACACGCGTCTCAGGACGGCGGAGACGATAGAGGGCAGTACTCAAAGGCTGCTTGGATCTACCATTTCACTGGCTTTTCTCTCGACAGGCCACTGCCTCAAGACGACTCACCGCGGCATATGGACCGGGCATGTCACTCTTGCAGCACAATGGGAGAGTCTGGAGGGCTGTTACTGCGGGTATAAGGGCGCTTTCGGCCAATGCAGTCATGGAGGGTCTGCAGATGCTCACACTTGATGGAGAAAGCGCTCAACTTGGATATTGGCGATATGTATGGAGCATGAGTGCACAAACGTAGCCAGGAAGGGTGCACAGTGCATGAGTTCCTCGATTGTGCCCACCTGGCCTTCGTTTGATCTGGACATGCAATAATGAACATTACCACTCATCGAATGTACAGATCGCTCGAGTTGGAGCAGGGCTACCTGTTCATCAATTGACGAGCCTGTGACAAGGCTCAATATCAAAATGATTGCATCGTGCCCATCGTGACTGTATTTCATTGCACCGTGCACGTCAATCTGGCACAGCACAGACCATGATTTCGCCCCACTTCTCTCCACCGATCTCCAGGTTCCTTCTTCGCAACTTCGCTAGCTTTTATCCCATGAACTGCCGGGTCCCCTGACAGGTATGGTCGAAACTCTGGGGTCGCATTATAACATCATCAACCGAGTACCGGCGTCATTCCGAACACTGTCCTCCAGGTCTGTTGTCAAGACGGAGTCTCAAAGTCCTGGCTGTCAGGGAGCCTTATCTCAATGATCTTCCCACCAGTCCTGCTCATCTGGATATGTGTCACGAAATCGTTCATCATTGAAATCATCGCCTCCAGGCTCCATGACTCCGGCGCGCTGCAACCATTCTCGGTATTTTTGATCTTGGTGGTCGAGTTATCGAAGCACGTCTGCGACCCTCTCGCTGCACTCCCGATAGCACAGCATCTGGTCGCACAAGTCCTCGACTGAGCAAAATGCTGTTCCAATGGTCGAGGCTGGAAGCAGGCACCATTCGACTCGTGCGGTTTCTGCCATACAGCACACCAAGCAATCTCTACCTGGCTCTGGAACATCGCTTCGGGTACTGGGAAGAGGCTGTGCAGTATAAAGCATTGTCGTACGTACATGGCGACCACACGAACAGGAAGTCGGTCACGTTGGCCGGCAGATCTTTCATGATCACGGCGAATCTGTACGCTGCCTTGGCTGCTGTTTATGCCCGTGGTGAGGGCGATTGCTGGCTCTGGGTCGATCAGCTATGCATGAATCATCAGAACATTGCAGAGAAGAATAGCCAGGTTGCGCAGATGGGGTCCATCTATGCTTCAGCTGACAAGGTCTTGGCCTGGCTCAGACCACAGGACTCTATGTTGCGTGAATTAGCTACAGGCGAAGCGGAGCAGAACACTGGCCGGTCCAAGTGCCCAGGCCACGATACAGCCGCCGTATTACGTGACATTGCCAGGCATCCGTACTGGCATCGAGCTTGGACCAGAGTCGAAGCTCTACGAGCGCAATCCTTGGAAATCATGTACGGTGATTGTTTCATTAAGCATGAGCAGCTCCAATCCCTGCATGGTAGTATGCAGGTAGCTGACCAGGAAGTTCTGAGAGCAGCACTGCAGCGCTTCTTGCCGAAACCTGAACCAGGTCCTGCAGACGACAATGTACACCCTGCAACAATTCTGAGCGAAGTTATGCTAGAGTACAGCAAGTGCATATCTTCGAATGTACTGGACCGGATCTTTGCATTACTTAATGACCCAAGGCTGGACACGCTACCTTTGAAGCACCGACCACAGCCGAAC
Proteins encoded in this window:
- a CDS encoding Cytochrome b2, mitochondrial; translated protein: MSDQRLLSVEEISKHNTPEDCWIVVEGNVWDMTDFAPEHPGAPEIIWKHAGRDATTSYLSIHTPSLLPTNLDTSKLIGQVDKRTITEEWQKPPPSITPELQLNEKPSLSAVINADDFEKIAEKTTNKKTWAFYSSADTNCLTRDRNRDYFGRIWFRPRLLRDVKNVDTSTTILGHDAGAPIFVAPAAMVKLIHPEGEKAISRGCVKERIPQGISTNASFPVEEIVQSMPRGGHAFFFQLYVNKDRSKSEALLRHVRSLGIDAILVTVDAPMPGKREADERVKMDENLSTPMSGQKGSNDRRGGGIGRLMGGYIAPDFTWDEFAWLRKHWDGKIVAKGVQSWQDAKMCADHKLDGVLLSNHGGRNLDTSPPAIMTLLECQANCPEVFAQLEVLVDSGIRRGSDVLKCLCLGATAVGLGRPFLFAANYGEEGVEHLIDIIKTELATAMALVGITDLSQCHSGLVSTLDLDHLVSRGEAHPYATGRRMQAMKSRL